In Candidatus Eremiobacterota bacterium, a genomic segment contains:
- a CDS encoding DUF202 domain-containing protein, with translation MSTPPSEEKVAVNPNEPAAKRTDLAYERTRFAADRTLMAWIRTSLSMISFGFTIFKFFQYLQESKSFELVKGHHGARNLGMLMTLLGTCLLIPATVEYLLFLRRISKEAHQKFPVSTALLAAFLLSILGLLAIMNLLFNIGPL, from the coding sequence ATGAGCACGCCACCATCTGAAGAAAAGGTTGCAGTGAATCCCAATGAGCCTGCAGCGAAGCGAACCGATCTCGCCTATGAGCGCACGCGCTTCGCGGCTGATCGCACGCTGATGGCCTGGATACGCACCTCCCTCTCCATGATCAGTTTCGGGTTCACGATATTCAAGTTCTTCCAGTACCTCCAGGAATCAAAGTCTTTTGAGCTTGTGAAGGGGCACCATGGGGCCAGGAACCTGGGCATGCTGATGACCCTGCTGGGCACATGCCTCCTCATCCCCGCCACCGTGGAATACCTGCTGTTTTTAAGGCGCATCAGCAAAGAGGCCCACCAGAAGTTTCCAGTATCCACAGCCCTTCTTGCCGCCTTTCTTCTCTCGATTCTGGGCCTCCTTGCAATAATGAACCTTTTGTTCAACATCGGCCCCCTTTAA
- a CDS encoding bile acid:sodium symporter, with product MEIPCKVLNHLFVIVTMLSIGLMVTGGEIMAALNDKKRIARIFLANLVFVPLLGLLIVKVFNLPADVRAGVLLLALAPGGVNAIQFTGKVKSHMAFAAGMLFLLNIIAILFTPLLANVILPSQIKVSFPYFRIIGLLIALLLVPLLAGFSLHRQFPRLSERIAMPVVIISNVLFVAVIVLTMAVKKEAIKEIGWHLVAALLILIVGSMLIGWFLGGPERGVRRIAATNTSMRNAVLCLMLAVTGLPERDVDLVILAFMALMVPPNMLFMVYHTLKEKRSRPPAN from the coding sequence GTGGAAATTCCCTGCAAGGTGCTGAATCATCTCTTCGTTATCGTCACGATGCTCTCCATCGGTCTCATGGTGACCGGCGGGGAGATCATGGCAGCGCTTAATGATAAGAAGCGAATCGCGCGAATATTCCTGGCGAATCTTGTTTTTGTTCCCCTGCTGGGCCTGCTGATTGTGAAGGTTTTTAATCTGCCTGCCGATGTCCGGGCGGGAGTTCTTCTGCTGGCCCTCGCTCCCGGGGGAGTGAACGCCATCCAGTTCACCGGCAAGGTAAAGAGCCATATGGCCTTCGCCGCCGGCATGCTCTTCCTTCTTAATATCATTGCCATCTTATTCACTCCCCTCTTGGCGAATGTCATTCTGCCCTCGCAAATAAAGGTATCGTTTCCTTACTTCCGGATCATAGGGCTTCTTATCGCCCTCCTTCTTGTGCCCCTCCTGGCGGGGTTCTCCCTCCACAGGCAGTTTCCCCGTCTCTCGGAGCGCATCGCCATGCCCGTGGTGATTATCTCCAACGTGCTGTTTGTCGCCGTGATAGTGCTGACAATGGCGGTAAAGAAAGAGGCAATAAAGGAGATCGGCTGGCACCTGGTGGCAGCCCTGCTTATCCTTATTGTGGGCTCAATGCTTATCGGCTGGTTTCTTGGAGGGCCTGAGAGAGGAGTGCGCAGGATTGCAGCCACAAATACAAGCATGCGGAATGCGGTGTTGTGCCTGATGCTCGCCGTGACGGGCCTGCCGGAGAGGGATGTTGACCTGGTCATCCTCGCATTCATGGCGCTCATGGTGCCGCCGAATATGCTCTTTATGGTGTACCACACACTTAAGGAGAAAAGGAGCCGCCCTCCCGCGAATTGA
- a CDS encoding mechanosensitive ion channel family protein, producing the protein MPEDLVIPEKPGGRYVTVNGVNLFKLYVSSSLLPLEKRVQFVSQRLSAIINDPESIPEEFQAQYDESTGVCRIYYGKSYIFRIDINDVPLKGARTLTVGERYIDFIRELQRQTAAKKWEERKKEGARTGVTGAVIFILALVLAIIAIRWLERRLVAMEGKRIRPLKIHNAVILSEGKIVSGIISAVSVLSAAVFIISFAFFMEYLLAHFPGTRDLRTALFETPLSYVRKAGYSILLYLPKLLFLIIFVLLTRMFLGLCDTVFQAIQNGAITIRSVYKPFASIYHKIARVMIYFFGLILIIPNLPGYDLPVFKGISIFAGIVISLGSSTFVGSIFAGFIILISRTFKMGDRIIAGSYTGDVVEMSIVSTRLRTPARQDIIIPNSYFLQNPVTNLTSPVEEVGSTIVFSEVTLGYDAHGEVVADLFVKAGEATEGVLKDPKPFVWQKNLSDFYVTYTVGVHIDNPQQYLVISSDLHHNIRKFFDEAGVEIMSPHYTSLRDGNRVTIPGRYLAKDYRAPSFRVDSGGEEKE; encoded by the coding sequence GTGCCGGAAGATCTGGTCATACCTGAAAAACCGGGAGGCCGGTATGTCACCGTGAACGGCGTCAACCTCTTCAAGCTCTACGTATCCTCAAGTCTGCTCCCGCTTGAGAAGAGGGTCCAGTTCGTATCCCAGAGGCTCAGCGCCATAATCAATGATCCCGAATCCATCCCGGAAGAATTTCAGGCGCAGTACGACGAGAGCACTGGGGTCTGCAGGATTTATTACGGCAAGAGCTATATTTTCCGAATCGATATCAATGATGTGCCTCTCAAGGGAGCGAGAACCCTCACCGTCGGCGAGCGCTATATCGACTTCATACGTGAGCTCCAGCGGCAGACCGCCGCAAAAAAATGGGAGGAGAGGAAAAAAGAGGGCGCAAGAACTGGCGTAACCGGCGCAGTGATCTTCATCCTTGCCCTCGTACTTGCCATCATAGCGATAAGGTGGCTCGAGCGGCGTCTCGTGGCAATGGAGGGGAAGCGCATCAGGCCTCTCAAGATACATAACGCCGTGATACTCTCAGAGGGGAAAATCGTATCGGGCATCATTTCAGCGGTTTCAGTGCTCAGCGCTGCCGTATTCATCATATCATTCGCCTTCTTCATGGAGTACCTTCTCGCCCACTTTCCCGGCACCCGGGACCTGCGCACCGCCCTCTTCGAAACCCCCCTCTCCTATGTGAGGAAGGCGGGGTATTCAATACTTCTTTATCTTCCCAAGCTGCTCTTTCTTATTATCTTCGTCCTCTTGACCAGGATGTTCCTGGGGCTCTGCGATACGGTGTTTCAGGCCATACAGAACGGCGCGATAACGATTCGCAGCGTCTATAAGCCCTTCGCGAGCATATACCATAAAATTGCAAGGGTCATGATCTATTTTTTCGGCCTTATTCTGATTATACCCAACCTGCCCGGCTATGATCTGCCTGTATTCAAGGGCATCTCGATTTTTGCGGGCATCGTGATCTCGCTGGGCTCAAGCACTTTTGTAGGGAGCATCTTTGCCGGCTTTATAATTCTCATATCCCGCACCTTCAAGATGGGAGACCGGATAATTGCAGGCAGCTACACCGGTGATGTGGTGGAAATGTCCATCGTTAGCACGAGGCTCCGCACCCCGGCGAGGCAGGACATTATCATTCCCAATTCCTACTTCCTTCAGAATCCCGTGACCAACCTGACCAGTCCCGTGGAGGAGGTGGGGAGCACCATTGTCTTCTCCGAGGTAACCCTTGGCTATGATGCCCATGGCGAAGTCGTGGCCGACCTCTTTGTCAAGGCCGGCGAAGCGACGGAAGGGGTATTGAAGGATCCGAAGCCCTTCGTATGGCAGAAAAATCTAAGCGATTTCTATGTGACCTACACGGTGGGAGTTCATATTGACAATCCTCAGCAATACCTCGTGATTTCTTCCGACCTCCATCACAACATACGCAAATTCTTCGACGAGGCCGGCGTTGAAATAATGTCGCCCCACTACACATCACTTCGCGACGGCAACAGGGTGACCATTCCCGGGCGCTACCTTGCAAAAGATTACAGGGCCCCCTCGTTCAGGGTGGACTCCGGCGGGGAAGAAAAAGAATAG
- a CDS encoding aldo/keto reductase has product MLHRKIGKTGCSVSILGFGCMRLPVIDGNYGAIDEAESTRLIHAAVDHGVNYIDTAYPYHQGMSEPFTGRALKGAHRDKVNLATKLPSWAIETPGDFDKYLNEQLRRLATDHIDFYLVHALKRIWWDKLRDLGLEEFLGRAVKDGRIRYRGFSFHDELPVFKEIIDSMDWDCCQIQYNFMDREFQAGEEGMSHAASRGIGVIVMEPLRGGRLAAGVPDDIMELWNSAPLKRSPAEWAFRWLWNQPEVSLVLSGMNGMEQVTENCRIAGEAAPGNLTAAELELVEKVRALYRRKIRIPCTACAYCLPCPREVAIPRIFSLYNDLYLYHDVMWAKMMYMVHDNRATECVECGLCEESCPQKIPIRSLLKECHHDLYMEVPFPPGRKK; this is encoded by the coding sequence ATGCTCCACAGGAAGATAGGCAAAACAGGGTGCAGTGTTTCAATCCTCGGGTTCGGCTGCATGCGTCTCCCCGTTATCGACGGGAATTACGGAGCGATAGACGAAGCGGAGTCAACCAGGCTCATCCACGCGGCTGTTGATCATGGCGTAAACTATATTGACACTGCCTATCCCTACCACCAGGGAATGAGTGAGCCTTTCACAGGAAGAGCGCTGAAGGGTGCGCACAGGGACAAGGTCAATCTTGCCACGAAGCTCCCCTCCTGGGCCATTGAGACTCCCGGCGATTTTGACAAATATCTCAACGAGCAGCTTCGGCGCCTCGCCACGGATCATATAGACTTTTATCTGGTCCATGCCCTGAAGCGCATCTGGTGGGACAAGCTCAGGGATCTCGGCCTCGAGGAGTTCCTGGGGAGGGCCGTAAAGGATGGCCGTATCAGGTATAGGGGCTTTTCATTCCACGACGAGCTCCCCGTCTTCAAGGAGATCATAGACAGCATGGACTGGGACTGCTGCCAGATTCAATATAATTTCATGGACCGGGAGTTCCAGGCGGGGGAGGAAGGAATGAGCCACGCCGCATCAAGGGGCATTGGAGTCATCGTGATGGAGCCCCTCAGGGGAGGAAGGCTCGCAGCCGGTGTCCCCGATGATATCATGGAGCTCTGGAACAGCGCCCCGCTGAAGCGCTCCCCGGCCGAGTGGGCATTCCGCTGGCTCTGGAACCAGCCGGAAGTGTCGCTTGTCCTCAGCGGCATGAACGGCATGGAGCAGGTCACCGAAAATTGCCGCATCGCGGGCGAGGCGGCCCCCGGGAATCTCACGGCCGCTGAGCTGGAGCTCGTGGAGAAGGTGAGAGCCCTCTACCGCCGGAAGATCAGGATTCCCTGCACCGCATGCGCGTACTGCCTGCCCTGCCCCCGGGAAGTGGCCATTCCCAGGATCTTTTCCCTCTACAATGACCTCTACCTTTACCATGATGTCATGTGGGCCAAAATGATGTATATGGTCCATGACAACCGGGCCACGGAGTGCGTGGAGTGCGGCCTGTGCGAGGAATCCTGCCCCCAGAAAATCCCTATAAGAAGCCTTCTCAAGGAATGCCATCACGATCTGTATATGGAGGTACCTTTCCCGCCAGGCAGGAAGAAATAG
- a CDS encoding glucosidase: MAMKQGEETAEGKRLEEEQKKKAPWKFWGPYLSDRQWGTVREDYSQSGNAWDYFTHDQARSRAYRWGEDGLGGISDEKQRLCFALALWNGNDPIIKERLFGLSNSEGNHGEDVKEYYYYLDSTPTHSYMKYLYKYPQEEFPYGKIVKTNAKLSRRDFEYELIHTGVFDHDRYFDVFAEFAKEAPDEILIKITACNRGDSEAPLHILPTLWFRNTWSWAREGEEKPPKPVLEAINGPKGSTALKASHHELGNYYFICEGEVPLLFTENETNNERIFGTRNQSPYVKDGINNYLVNGRKDAVNPHERGTKASPHYVLSVGPGKEAVVRLRITTEAPASSKSPSAPFAARFDKIMKERQEEADAFYHSITPPKVSGDERLVMRQALAGMLWTKQYFYYDVDRWLVERGIDPYVPGSQGSARNREWYHMVNHDIVSMPDKWEYPWYAAWDLAFHTVALGIVDLDFAKEQLRLLLHQTYLHPNGQIPAYEWNFSDVNPPVHPWATFYIYQMEKELSGKGDLEFLKAMFSKLLMNFTWWVNRKDRAGNNIFEGGFLGLDNIGVFDRSSPLPTGGHLEQADGTAWMALYTQNMMQISLELATHDPTYEPLALKFVDHFLWIANSIYRMGGEGMWDDKDGFFYDVLRLPDGRSKRLKVRSLVGLLPLCASTVLTNEVLEKFPGLVEMALKRLDRLPVLKEHFKSQMAWQAKYKRGRLLSLVDEPKIRRILSIMLDENEFLGDYGIRGISRRHLKDPYVLNIQGQEYRVDYEPAESSTGMFGGNSNWRGPVWLPMNVLILRSLLQLYQFYGDELQVECPTGSGNMMSLFEVSREIARRLESIFTRNREGKRPVFGGDRKFQEDPHFRDHLLFYEYFHGDNGAGLGASHQTGWTGLVARLIHLYSYLDSRELLEGKAAFVYKEPVGAKR, translated from the coding sequence ATGGCTATGAAACAGGGGGAAGAGACTGCAGAAGGGAAAAGGCTTGAAGAGGAACAGAAAAAGAAGGCGCCATGGAAGTTCTGGGGGCCTTACCTGAGTGATCGCCAGTGGGGCACCGTCCGCGAGGACTACAGCCAGTCGGGGAACGCATGGGACTATTTCACCCATGACCAGGCGCGCTCGAGGGCATACCGCTGGGGAGAAGACGGCCTGGGAGGAATATCCGACGAGAAGCAGCGCCTCTGTTTCGCGCTGGCCCTGTGGAACGGGAACGATCCCATCATCAAGGAGAGGCTCTTCGGCCTCTCCAACAGTGAGGGTAACCACGGCGAGGACGTGAAGGAATATTACTACTACCTGGACAGCACGCCTACCCACTCCTATATGAAATACCTTTACAAGTATCCCCAGGAGGAGTTTCCTTACGGCAAGATTGTAAAGACCAACGCAAAACTCTCACGCCGCGACTTTGAATATGAGCTTATCCATACCGGCGTCTTCGACCATGACCGCTATTTCGACGTCTTTGCAGAGTTTGCCAAGGAGGCTCCCGATGAGATCCTGATAAAAATAACGGCCTGCAACCGCGGCGACAGTGAGGCGCCCCTTCACATCCTGCCTACTCTCTGGTTCAGGAACACCTGGTCCTGGGCGCGCGAGGGAGAAGAAAAGCCGCCAAAGCCTGTGCTTGAGGCCATAAATGGCCCCAAGGGCTCCACGGCATTGAAAGCCTCCCACCATGAGCTGGGCAACTATTATTTTATCTGCGAAGGTGAGGTCCCTCTTCTCTTTACCGAAAATGAGACCAACAATGAGCGCATTTTCGGGACAAGAAACCAGAGTCCTTACGTGAAGGACGGCATCAACAACTACCTTGTCAACGGCAGGAAGGACGCCGTGAATCCTCATGAGAGAGGGACAAAAGCTTCACCTCATTATGTGCTTTCCGTGGGCCCGGGGAAAGAAGCCGTCGTGAGGCTCCGGATCACGACGGAGGCTCCTGCCTCTTCAAAAAGCCCCTCGGCACCCTTTGCCGCCCGCTTCGATAAAATAATGAAAGAGCGCCAGGAAGAGGCCGATGCCTTCTATCATTCCATCACCCCCCCCAAAGTGAGTGGCGATGAGCGCCTCGTGATGCGCCAGGCCCTGGCGGGCATGCTCTGGACCAAGCAATACTTTTACTACGACGTGGACCGCTGGCTCGTTGAGCGTGGTATCGATCCCTATGTGCCAGGCAGCCAAGGGTCGGCCAGGAACAGGGAATGGTACCACATGGTGAATCACGACATCGTTTCCATGCCCGACAAGTGGGAATACCCATGGTACGCCGCATGGGACCTGGCCTTCCACACAGTGGCTCTCGGGATTGTGGACCTTGATTTTGCCAAGGAGCAGCTCAGGCTGCTGCTCCACCAGACCTATCTCCATCCCAACGGCCAGATACCGGCCTACGAGTGGAACTTCAGCGATGTAAATCCCCCTGTGCATCCCTGGGCCACTTTCTATATCTACCAGATGGAAAAAGAGCTCAGCGGCAAGGGAGACCTGGAGTTCCTGAAAGCCATGTTCAGCAAGCTGCTGATGAATTTCACCTGGTGGGTCAACAGGAAAGACCGCGCGGGAAACAACATCTTCGAGGGAGGCTTCCTGGGCCTCGACAACATCGGTGTCTTTGACCGCAGCTCTCCCCTTCCCACGGGGGGGCACCTGGAGCAGGCTGACGGCACCGCCTGGATGGCCCTCTATACCCAGAACATGATGCAGATCTCCCTCGAGCTTGCCACCCATGATCCCACCTATGAGCCGCTGGCCCTTAAATTTGTCGATCATTTCCTCTGGATTGCCAATTCCATCTACCGGATGGGCGGAGAGGGCATGTGGGATGACAAGGACGGCTTCTTCTATGATGTGCTCCGCCTCCCCGACGGGCGGTCGAAGCGCCTGAAGGTGCGCTCCCTGGTGGGCCTCCTTCCTCTCTGTGCCTCTACAGTCCTGACAAACGAAGTCCTCGAGAAATTCCCCGGCCTCGTTGAGATGGCACTGAAGCGCCTGGACAGGCTTCCCGTCCTGAAGGAGCATTTCAAATCCCAGATGGCCTGGCAGGCAAAGTACAAGAGGGGCCGGCTCCTCTCCCTCGTGGACGAGCCGAAGATCCGCCGGATTCTCTCCATCATGCTCGACGAGAATGAGTTCCTGGGAGACTATGGTATTCGGGGCATCTCGCGGCGTCACCTCAAAGACCCCTATGTCCTGAATATCCAGGGCCAGGAATACCGCGTGGACTATGAGCCGGCTGAGTCCTCGACAGGGATGTTCGGCGGCAACTCAAACTGGCGGGGACCCGTGTGGCTCCCCATGAATGTCCTCATCCTGAGATCCCTTCTCCAGCTCTATCAATTCTACGGTGATGAATTGCAGGTCGAGTGCCCCACGGGCTCGGGGAACATGATGAGCCTCTTCGAGGTGAGCAGGGAGATAGCGAGGCGCCTCGAATCAATCTTTACCCGCAACAGAGAGGGAAAGCGCCCCGTCTTCGGCGGCGACCGGAAGTTCCAGGAAGATCCGCATTTCCGGGACCACTTGCTCTTCTACGAGTATTTCCATGGCGACAACGGCGCCGGCCTGGGCGCAAGCCACCAGACGGGGTGGACCGGCCTCGTGGCCCGTCTGATCCATCTTTATTCTTACCTTGATTCCAGGGAGCTCCTGGAAGGGAAAGCCGCGTTCGTCTATAAGGAGCCTGTCGGCGCGAAACGCTAG
- a CDS encoding type IV pilus twitching motility protein PilT — translation MASQTTASKEALLPILKNAVEAKASDIHLVIGRHPMVRLTGTLVPLKEFPVLEPDMTKGMIYGVLTDEQIVAFERDLELDCSFQIPDISRFRTNVHRHKDGVGAALRVISSRIPAPEEIGLPELIREFTRLKSGIVLVTGTTGSGKSTTLACMIDIINRERSDHIITIEDPIEFVYEQKQCVITQREVGNQTHSFANALKSALRQDPDIILVGEMRDLETISLALTAAETGHLVFGTLHTSDAPKTIDRIVDVFPPYQQQQIKVQLSTCLRAVIAQTLLPKADHSGRVAAREILVTTPAVSNLIREGKTHQIYGAIETGMKQGMISMDRSLANLVKEAVITREEALAKAHDTRTMESYLGMATSGW, via the coding sequence ATGGCAAGTCAGACCACTGCTTCAAAAGAAGCCCTGCTCCCCATCCTGAAAAACGCGGTGGAGGCAAAAGCTTCGGATATCCACCTGGTGATCGGCCGCCATCCCATGGTGAGACTTACGGGGACACTTGTTCCGCTCAAGGAGTTCCCCGTGCTTGAGCCTGATATGACGAAGGGAATGATTTACGGCGTGCTCACCGATGAGCAGATCGTGGCTTTTGAGCGGGATCTTGAACTGGACTGCTCCTTTCAGATTCCCGATATCTCCCGTTTCAGGACCAATGTGCACAGGCACAAAGATGGAGTCGGCGCTGCGCTTCGCGTAATCTCTTCCCGCATACCCGCGCCCGAGGAGATTGGACTTCCGGAATTGATACGGGAGTTCACCAGGCTGAAAAGCGGAATTGTGCTCGTTACCGGGACCACGGGAAGCGGAAAGTCCACGACACTGGCATGCATGATAGATATCATCAACCGTGAAAGAAGCGATCATATCATCACCATCGAGGATCCCATCGAGTTCGTCTATGAGCAGAAGCAGTGCGTCATTACCCAGCGCGAGGTGGGCAACCAGACTCATTCCTTTGCCAACGCCCTCAAATCGGCCCTGCGCCAGGATCCCGATATCATACTCGTGGGAGAGATGCGCGACCTGGAAACAATCTCCCTGGCCCTTACGGCGGCAGAAACAGGGCATCTGGTCTTCGGCACGCTGCACACCAGCGATGCGCCCAAGACCATAGACCGCATAGTGGATGTTTTCCCGCCGTACCAGCAGCAGCAGATAAAAGTGCAGCTCTCGACATGCCTGAGAGCGGTCATTGCGCAGACCCTGCTCCCTAAAGCAGACCACAGCGGCCGCGTCGCAGCGAGGGAGATCCTTGTGACCACCCCCGCGGTGAGCAATCTCATCCGTGAAGGGAAGACGCACCAGATATACGGCGCCATTGAGACCGGGATGAAACAGGGTATGATATCCATGGACAGGTCGCTTGCAAACCTCGTAAAAGAGGCCGTTATCACCAGGGAAGAAGCCCTTGCCAAAGCTCATGATACCCGAACCATGGAATCCTACCTGGGGATGGCTACGAGCGGATGGTAA
- a CDS encoding cyclic nucleotide-binding domain-containing protein: MKTEGFSAQVKEIPFLQSMPDEVVEKFCGIAAFERFNDGDIVFREGDPADSFYMILEGEAFALKEIGREKQEYKSIGILSQGDIFGQIGERQGSVRFITLKAKGSLVTMKVSQEELVKFMEEDREMATRFLLEFIQYLFDIVRFLTAEQIALYETGRLIASGRSQDELIRDIVPIITRGAPSADSGFIAIYNYFNDEFEIRAGRDSKGYPFTKTTFSHDEALVKQLISEGRFLEGNPSRDQAIWDNAFVQALAVLCYPILSGEKLMGFITLFSTEKENAFTADQKNFLIGICNMLAPALEATEFKKEDERRQRLDKFMY, from the coding sequence GTGAAAACCGAGGGATTCAGTGCTCAAGTGAAAGAAATTCCCTTTTTGCAATCCATGCCTGATGAAGTGGTTGAAAAATTCTGCGGCATAGCCGCTTTCGAGCGCTTTAACGACGGTGATATCGTTTTTCGTGAAGGGGATCCGGCCGACTCCTTCTATATGATTCTCGAGGGAGAAGCCTTTGCCCTCAAAGAAATCGGCCGTGAAAAACAGGAGTATAAATCGATAGGCATTCTCAGTCAGGGAGATATTTTCGGTCAGATTGGCGAGAGGCAGGGGAGTGTTCGCTTTATTACCCTCAAGGCAAAGGGTTCTCTTGTTACCATGAAGGTCTCCCAGGAAGAACTCGTGAAATTCATGGAAGAAGACAGGGAGATGGCAACAAGGTTTTTGCTGGAATTCATCCAGTATCTTTTTGATATTGTGCGCTTTCTCACTGCTGAGCAGATCGCCCTTTATGAAACAGGCAGGCTTATTGCCTCGGGCAGGAGCCAGGATGAGTTAATCAGGGATATCGTTCCCATTATTACCCGCGGGGCGCCGTCAGCAGACTCAGGCTTCATTGCCATCTATAATTATTTTAACGATGAGTTTGAGATCAGAGCCGGGCGTGACAGTAAAGGGTATCCTTTTACAAAAACAACCTTTTCCCACGATGAAGCTCTTGTGAAGCAGCTCATCTCGGAGGGCAGGTTTCTCGAGGGTAATCCCTCAAGGGACCAGGCCATATGGGATAATGCCTTTGTCCAGGCCCTGGCGGTCCTCTGCTACCCCATACTCTCCGGAGAGAAGCTGATGGGATTCATTACCCTTTTTTCAACAGAAAAAGAAAATGCATTCACGGCGGATCAGAAGAACTTTCTCATCGGCATATGCAACATGCTCGCTCCCGCTCTTGAAGCAACGGAGTTCAAGAAGGAAGATGAGCGAAGGCAGCGCCTTGATAAGTTTATGTATTGA
- a CDS encoding gluconokinase — translation MVYVVMGVSGSGKSTIASLLGAALGLPCYDADKYHSPSNIEKMERGESLSDEDRQPWLEILARNIEAWEKEGGAVMACSALKEWYRQILKGSAGSNVRFIYLKGTREMLQERITSRDNHFFPSSLLDSQLETLEDPNDAITVSINGTPEEICREIVKEIAFIS, via the coding sequence ATGGTATATGTAGTAATGGGAGTTTCAGGATCAGGGAAAAGCACAATAGCCTCATTATTGGGTGCTGCGCTTGGACTTCCCTGCTATGACGCAGATAAATATCATTCCCCCTCCAATATTGAGAAGATGGAGCGTGGCGAGTCCCTCAGCGATGAGGACCGCCAGCCATGGCTTGAGATTCTTGCCAGGAATATTGAGGCCTGGGAGAAAGAAGGCGGTGCCGTAATGGCGTGCTCAGCCCTGAAGGAATGGTACCGGCAGATACTGAAAGGGAGCGCAGGGAGCAATGTTCGCTTTATCTACCTGAAAGGGACCAGAGAGATGCTTCAGGAGCGGATAACATCCCGTGACAATCACTTCTTCCCTTCCAGCCTCCTTGACAGCCAGCTTGAGACACTTGAGGATCCCAATGATGCCATAACGGTATCAATCAACGGAACACCTGAAGAGATCTGCAGGGAGATAGTGAAAGAGATCGCCTTCATTTCATAG
- a CDS encoding DUF3300 domain-containing protein, with protein MKVYEKFTVKRRLPGAALLCLLLIILGWSAAYAQDQPKGRYSVEQLEVLVAPVALFPDDVLSNVLAASPLSTEIVEASMNLKNKGGVVKEMPGSEWDPSVKALLYFPQVLYYMDKNIYWTMDLGAAVVSQLGDVIKAVQNYRKKAYDAKNLKSCEEQDVVIENGIIRIESTDPEVVYVPTYDCSDVIAAGAAGRTLLTFTAGAVTGDWLRYRSCNWNNGSIAVNSQYLGAYNYPAGSASYRALQAKTPGAAWTPSPAAKVQYEKHVASRSQIRPQSNIPAPARAGGRPQSSGGGGYNNYASGGYDYRTGDRLRATAQLNGNVPPPPGSFGAMNSGARTQAQSSRGAASMGGFGGGRR; from the coding sequence TTGAAAGTCTATGAAAAATTTACAGTGAAAAGGAGACTGCCAGGAGCGGCGCTTCTCTGCCTGCTGCTGATAATCCTGGGATGGAGCGCGGCATACGCCCAGGACCAGCCAAAGGGAAGGTATTCAGTGGAGCAGCTGGAGGTACTGGTGGCGCCCGTTGCGCTCTTTCCCGACGATGTCCTTTCCAACGTGCTGGCGGCGTCACCACTCTCCACCGAGATAGTGGAAGCCTCGATGAACCTGAAGAACAAAGGGGGAGTAGTCAAGGAAATGCCCGGGTCCGAATGGGATCCCAGTGTCAAGGCGCTTCTCTACTTTCCCCAGGTGCTCTACTATATGGACAAGAACATTTACTGGACCATGGATCTGGGAGCTGCAGTGGTCAGCCAGCTCGGTGACGTCATCAAGGCCGTGCAGAACTATCGAAAGAAAGCCTATGACGCCAAAAATCTGAAATCATGCGAGGAGCAGGACGTGGTCATTGAGAACGGGATTATCAGGATAGAATCTACCGATCCCGAGGTAGTCTATGTTCCCACTTATGATTGCAGCGATGTGATTGCAGCCGGTGCCGCCGGAAGAACGCTCCTCACCTTTACGGCAGGTGCGGTCACCGGTGATTGGCTGCGCTACAGGAGCTGCAACTGGAACAATGGCTCTATCGCCGTCAATTCTCAGTATCTCGGAGCTTACAACTACCCTGCAGGCAGCGCCAGTTACCGCGCCCTGCAGGCAAAAACTCCCGGTGCCGCATGGACGCCCAGTCCGGCTGCAAAGGTTCAGTATGAGAAACATGTCGCTTCCCGGTCCCAGATAAGACCGCAGAGTAATATCCCGGCCCCTGCCAGGGCAGGGGGCAGGCCGCAGTCTTCCGGTGGGGGGGGCTATAATAATTATGCCTCTGGCGGCTATGATTACCGAACCGGCGACCGCCTGAGGGCTACCGCGCAATTGAATGGCAATGTTCCTCCCCCCCCGGGCTCTTTTGGAGCCATGAACAGCGGTGCCCGCACGCAGGCCCAGAGCAGCCGCGGTGCAGCCAGCATGGGCGGCTTCGGCGGCGGAAGAAGGTAG